In Bacteroidota bacterium, a single genomic region encodes these proteins:
- the nth gene encoding endonuclease III, translating into MTIAQRYSRFIEYFAEHMPQAETELSFSSPYELLVAVILSAQCTDKRVNMITPGFYKAFPDAKALAKAPQEKVYDVIKSCSYPNNKAKNLIGMAQALQKEFKGVVPSDVDELQKLPGVGRKTANVIASVVFNKPAMAVDTHVFRVANRIGLTDAKNPLESEMQLIKHIPDKDIPKAHHWLILHGRYVCVARKPKCEECGITDICKFYKSSKK; encoded by the coding sequence ATGACCATTGCACAACGATACAGCCGCTTCATTGAATATTTCGCCGAGCACATGCCACAGGCAGAAACCGAACTTTCCTTCTCCTCCCCTTACGAATTGCTTGTGGCCGTTATACTTTCGGCTCAGTGCACCGATAAACGGGTGAACATGATTACACCCGGCTTCTATAAAGCATTTCCCGATGCAAAAGCACTTGCAAAAGCACCTCAGGAAAAGGTGTATGATGTCATAAAAAGCTGTTCCTATCCGAATAACAAAGCTAAAAATCTGATTGGGATGGCACAGGCGCTGCAGAAAGAATTCAAAGGAGTGGTGCCTTCCGATGTGGACGAACTGCAGAAGTTACCCGGCGTGGGACGCAAAACAGCGAACGTGATTGCATCGGTAGTATTCAATAAACCCGCTATGGCGGTAGATACACACGTATTCAGAGTGGCGAACCGCATCGGACTTACCGATGCAAAAAATCCGCTCGAAAGCGAGATGCAGCTGATTAAGCACATTCCCGATAAGGACATTCCGAAAGCCCATCACTGGCTCATTCTGCACGGTCGCTATGTGTGTGTTGCGCGGAAACCAAAGTGCGAAGAGTGCGGCATTACGGATATCTGTAAGTTTTATAAATCAAGTAAAAAGTAA
- the uvrA gene encoding excinuclease ABC subunit UvrA → MKVFDESKTDPKKEIIIKNARVHNLKNLSVAIPRNKCVVITGLSGSGKSSLAYDTLYAEGQRRYVESLSSYARQFLGRMAKPEVDYIKGISPAIAIEQKVRTHNPRSTVGTSTEIYDYIKLMFARIGKTYSPVSGKVVSRDEVSSVVDYILKFPVNTKVIICCPVNLHNGRSLKDQLSILMQQGFTRIAVNGETLTIEDALEQLAKLKQRKDINLIIDRVVINSDDENLAARLGDSVQTAFYEGHGSCTVKSELEGTSDSRQFSDRYERDGITFEEPSVNLFSFNNPYGACRTCEGFGSIIGIDEDLVVPDKSLSIFEEAIACWRGEKMSEWKDELVMHAYKFDFPIHKPFFQLKEAQRQLLWTGNKYFKGLNDFFKFVEEQAYKIQYRVMLSRYRGKTNCPDCRGTRLRSDAAYVQVAGKNIVEILTMPIDKVLEYYNKLQLEPYEMKICKRLLPEILNRLKYLDDVGLGYLTLHRASNSLSGGESQRINLATALGSSLVGSMYILDEPSVGLHPRDTHRLIKVLHHLRDMGNTVIIVEHDEDIIRNCDQVIDIGPEAGAHGGEVTFQGTCEEMIAEGESLTARYLNKDLVIENPAGRRPWRYSISVHGARENNLKNVTVSFPLNVLTVVTGVSGSGKTSLVKRVFYAALKKIHGGYSEKTGHYDRLDGDINRVTAVELVDQNPIGRSSRSNPVTYIKAYDDIRSLFADQQLSKVRGYKPGYFSFNIEGGRCEECQGDGFVKIEMQFMADIFLKCESCGGKRFKDEVLDVTWHDKNITEILDLTVDEAIEFFQHDTDKPGHDNKICDRLKPLADVGLGYVKLGQPSSTLSGGEAQRLKLAYFLSKGANESPTIFIFDEPTTGLHFHDINKLYKAFQALIEIGHTIIVIEHNMDIIKCADWIIDMGPEGGNAGGTVVCEGTPEDIVKSSKSYTGEFLKAKL, encoded by the coding sequence ATGAAGGTTTTTGACGAATCGAAAACAGATCCCAAGAAAGAGATCATCATTAAAAATGCCCGTGTACACAACCTGAAAAATCTCAGTGTTGCCATACCGCGCAATAAATGTGTGGTGATAACCGGTCTTTCGGGATCGGGAAAATCATCACTGGCTTATGATACACTGTATGCCGAAGGACAAAGACGTTACGTTGAAAGTCTGAGTTCTTATGCACGTCAGTTTCTGGGACGTATGGCAAAGCCCGAAGTAGATTATATCAAAGGTATTTCACCCGCCATTGCTATAGAGCAGAAAGTCAGAACACATAATCCGCGTTCAACGGTAGGCACCTCAACGGAGATTTATGATTATATCAAACTGATGTTTGCACGCATTGGTAAAACATACTCTCCGGTATCGGGAAAGGTTGTGAGCAGGGATGAGGTAAGCAGCGTAGTTGATTATATTCTGAAATTTCCGGTTAATACGAAAGTAATTATCTGTTGTCCGGTGAACCTGCACAACGGTCGAAGCCTGAAAGACCAGCTGAGCATATTGATGCAGCAGGGATTTACGCGCATAGCCGTTAACGGCGAAACGCTTACCATAGAAGATGCCCTCGAGCAGTTGGCGAAGCTGAAGCAGCGAAAAGACATCAATCTTATTATTGACCGTGTTGTTATAAATAGTGATGACGAGAATCTTGCTGCACGGCTGGGCGATTCTGTACAAACAGCCTTTTACGAAGGACATGGATCGTGTACAGTAAAAAGTGAACTTGAAGGAACTTCTGATTCAAGGCAGTTCTCCGACCGGTATGAACGCGACGGCATCACCTTTGAGGAACCGTCGGTGAACCTGTTTTCTTTCAACAATCCTTATGGCGCATGCCGCACCTGCGAAGGTTTTGGAAGCATCATAGGCATTGACGAAGATTTGGTGGTTCCCGATAAAAGCCTCTCCATTTTTGAAGAGGCCATTGCCTGCTGGCGCGGCGAAAAAATGAGTGAATGGAAAGATGAGCTGGTGATGCACGCCTATAAATTTGATTTTCCTATCCACAAGCCGTTTTTTCAGCTCAAAGAAGCGCAGCGGCAGCTGCTGTGGACAGGCAATAAATACTTCAAAGGGCTGAATGATTTCTTCAAATTTGTTGAAGAACAAGCCTACAAAATTCAGTACAGGGTAATGTTGTCGCGTTATCGCGGAAAAACAAACTGTCCGGACTGCAGGGGCACGCGCCTGCGCAGTGATGCCGCCTATGTCCAGGTAGCCGGAAAAAACATTGTTGAAATTCTCACCATGCCCATTGATAAGGTATTGGAGTATTATAACAAGCTGCAGCTTGAACCTTACGAGATGAAAATTTGTAAGCGCCTGCTGCCGGAGATTCTGAACAGGTTGAAGTATCTTGATGATGTTGGTTTGGGATATCTTACCCTGCACCGTGCTTCCAATTCCTTGTCGGGCGGCGAATCGCAACGTATTAACCTTGCAACGGCATTAGGCAGCAGCCTGGTGGGTTCCATGTATATTCTGGATGAGCCAAGTGTCGGGCTGCATCCGCGCGATACGCATCGACTGATTAAAGTGCTGCACCACCTTCGTGATATGGGGAATACCGTTATTATTGTTGAGCACGACGAAGATATTATCCGCAACTGCGATCAGGTGATTGATATTGGTCCCGAAGCCGGTGCGCATGGTGGCGAAGTGACTTTTCAGGGAACCTGCGAAGAAATGATTGCTGAGGGTGAAAGCCTCACCGCCCGATATCTGAATAAAGATCTGGTGATTGAGAACCCGGCAGGACGCAGACCATGGAGGTACAGTATCAGTGTGCACGGTGCGCGTGAGAACAATCTTAAAAATGTGACGGTAAGTTTTCCCCTCAATGTACTTACGGTCGTTACCGGCGTCAGCGGCAGCGGTAAAACGTCGCTGGTGAAGCGGGTGTTTTACGCGGCATTGAAGAAGATTCATGGCGGATACAGTGAAAAGACAGGGCATTACGACCGTCTGGACGGCGATATCAACCGTGTAACTGCTGTTGAACTGGTTGACCAAAATCCGATAGGCCGTTCAAGCCGCTCGAATCCTGTTACCTATATTAAAGCCTACGACGACATCCGCAGCCTGTTTGCCGACCAGCAGTTATCGAAGGTGCGCGGATACAAACCCGGTTATTTCTCATTTAATATTGAAGGCGGTCGCTGCGAAGAGTGTCAGGGCGATGGTTTTGTGAAGATAGAGATGCAGTTCATGGCCGATATCTTTCTGAAATGCGAGAGCTGTGGCGGAAAACGATTTAAAGACGAAGTGCTTGACGTAACCTGGCACGACAAAAATATTACCGAGATTCTTGACCTTACGGTTGATGAAGCCATTGAATTCTTTCAGCATGATACAGACAAGCCCGGCCACGACAACAAAATCTGCGACAGGCTGAAACCCCTGGCAGATGTTGGTTTGGGATACGTTAAGCTCGGACAGCCATCGAGCACATTAAGCGGGGGCGAGGCACAACGCCTCAAACTGGCCTACTTCCTGTCGAAAGGTGCGAATGAATCGCCTACTATTTTTATTTTTGATGAACCGACCACCGGGCTTCATTTTCATGACATCAATAAATTGTATAAGGCGTTTCAGGCGCTTATCGAAATTGGACACACCATAATTGTAATTGAGCACAATATGGATATCATCAAATGTGCCGACTGGATCATTGATATGGGACCCGAAGGCGGCAATGCCGGGGGAACGGTGGTTTGCGAAGGCACACCCGAAGATATTGTGAAATCATCCAAGTCTTATACCGGCGAATTTCTGAAGGCAAAGTTGTAA
- the asnB gene encoding asparagine synthase (glutamine-hydrolyzing), with amino-acid sequence MCGICGIVEKGRDNESLMVSMLKIIEHRGPDSFSVHAWNEYCLGHRRLAIIDLSTGDQPIFNEDKSICVIFNGEIYNFQEFKDELIRKGHQFYTTSDTEILVHLYEEEGAAFLSRLNGIFAFALLDKRNNRLLLARDHFGVKPLHYYHKDGVFIFGSEQKSILLHPTVSRSINFNALHSHLNLRYTQRNETLFEGIRRLPPAHFLMFENGTATEHRYWRLEPKPDKNMNEGQAIEQMNDLIKKAVERQLMSDVPLGVYLSGGMDSSTIVQKMHELGVSQINTFTMGFNEPTDEFPDAEQISKHFGTNHHTLSLSMNPMVQFPEVIWHAEEPKINLLQGFNMSKFVKPDITVVLGGLGGDELFAGYDLHKFIYPFNKLHPLFPGALQAPLRWCSDFLFATQNAAHTLKHDEYRRGMQMLLATGNLARFYLIIRNTWDFDNGFYKEIYHPEYYKKMRHEAEKVKQEFEGFFRESKGMHSLDRVLLTEFQSKMVNDYLLVEDRMSMANSIEERVPFLDLDLVNFGFTIPVHLKIKNNQTKYLFRKAMEGKLPPRIISKKKWGFTVNPYLQFKKDLKDVAEKVLTPEFVEQQGIFNYKYIKRILDYPPHPKLRWHYNYLWIVLGIAIWQKMYIDTDMFKQKNVELKDYLS; translated from the coding sequence ATGTGCGGTATTTGTGGAATAGTTGAGAAGGGGCGCGATAATGAAAGCCTGATGGTTTCGATGCTTAAGATTATTGAGCACCGCGGACCCGATTCTTTTTCAGTACATGCCTGGAACGAATACTGTCTGGGGCACCGCCGTCTTGCCATCATCGACCTGAGCACAGGCGACCAGCCCATCTTCAATGAAGACAAAAGCATCTGCGTTATTTTCAACGGAGAGATTTATAACTTTCAGGAATTTAAAGATGAGCTGATCCGCAAAGGACATCAGTTCTATACTACTTCCGATACCGAAATTCTGGTTCATCTATATGAAGAAGAAGGTGCCGCATTTCTTTCACGGCTCAACGGTATTTTTGCTTTTGCGCTGCTAGATAAACGGAACAACCGTCTGTTGCTGGCACGCGATCATTTCGGCGTAAAGCCGCTGCATTATTATCATAAAGACGGTGTTTTTATTTTCGGATCTGAACAAAAATCAATATTACTTCATCCGACCGTGAGCCGCAGCATCAACTTCAACGCGCTGCATTCACACCTGAATCTGCGTTATACGCAACGCAACGAAACCCTGTTTGAAGGCATCCGCCGTTTGCCTCCGGCGCATTTCCTGATGTTTGAGAACGGCACTGCCACCGAACACCGCTACTGGCGCCTTGAGCCAAAGCCCGATAAGAATATGAACGAAGGGCAGGCGATAGAGCAGATGAACGACCTTATTAAAAAGGCTGTTGAGCGTCAGCTGATGAGCGATGTGCCTTTGGGTGTGTATCTTTCGGGTGGCATGGATTCAAGCACCATTGTTCAGAAGATGCATGAGCTGGGCGTTTCGCAGATAAATACCTTTACCATGGGCTTCAATGAGCCTACCGACGAATTTCCGGATGCCGAACAGATATCGAAACATTTCGGTACCAACCATCATACGCTCAGCCTGTCGATGAATCCGATGGTGCAGTTTCCCGAAGTGATATGGCATGCCGAAGAGCCCAAGATTAATCTGCTTCAGGGTTTCAATATGTCGAAATTCGTGAAGCCGGATATTACGGTGGTGCTGGGCGGTCTGGGTGGCGACGAACTCTTTGCAGGCTACGATTTACATAAGTTTATTTATCCGTTCAATAAACTGCACCCCTTGTTTCCGGGTGCGCTGCAGGCACCTCTGCGCTGGTGTTCCGACTTCCTGTTTGCCACTCAAAATGCCGCACACACACTGAAGCACGACGAGTACCGTCGCGGTATGCAGATGCTGCTGGCAACGGGAAATCTTGCGCGCTTTTATCTCATCATTCGTAATACCTGGGATTTTGATAACGGCTTTTATAAGGAAATTTATCATCCGGAGTATTATAAAAAGATGCGCCATGAAGCCGAAAAGGTGAAGCAGGAATTTGAAGGATTTTTCCGCGAATCAAAAGGCATGCACTCATTGGACCGTGTACTGCTCACGGAATTCCAGAGTAAGATGGTGAATGATTATCTTCTGGTTGAAGACCGCATGTCGATGGCCAATTCTATTGAAGAGCGTGTTCCCTTCCTCGACCTTGATCTGGTGAATTTTGGTTTTACCATTCCGGTTCATCTGAAGATAAAGAACAACCAGACAAAATACCTCTTCCGCAAAGCCATGGAAGGCAAGCTGCCGCCGCGTATCATCAGCAAAAAGAAATGGGGATTCACGGTCAATCCGTATCTGCAGTTCAAAAAAGATTTAAAAGATGTGGCAGAAAAAGTGCTTACTCCGGAGTTTGTGGAGCAGCAGGGCATTTTCAACTATAAATATATCAAGCGCATCCTCGATTACCCGCCGCATCCAAAGCTGCGCTGGCATTACAACTATTTGTGGATTGTGCTTGGAATTGCCATCTGGCAGAAGATGTACATCGACACCGACATGTTCAAACAGAAAAATGTTGAGCTGAAGGATTATCTTTCGTAG
- a CDS encoding sigma-70 family RNA polymerase sigma factor translates to MSIQLTNDQGLIDSYLAGNHASLEVLINRHKKRVFSYIKMVVRDNHHAEDIFQDTFIKVVNTLRSGTYKEEGKFLQWVMRIAHNLIIDHFRKAKRIPTIENGGDFDVFDTLKNFEHSVEDTMVRDQIHSDVRTLIDYLPDEQKEVLIMRHFQEMSFKDIAEQTNVSINTALGRMRYALINLRKLIEKKELILTA, encoded by the coding sequence ATGTCTATTCAATTAACGAATGACCAGGGGTTAATTGATAGTTATTTAGCCGGTAACCATGCCAGTCTCGAAGTTCTGATTAACCGTCACAAAAAAAGGGTATTTTCCTACATCAAAATGGTGGTTAGGGACAATCATCATGCTGAGGACATTTTTCAGGATACCTTTATCAAGGTGGTGAACACACTCAGAAGCGGGACCTACAAGGAAGAAGGCAAATTTCTACAATGGGTAATGCGGATTGCCCACAACCTCATCATCGATCATTTCCGCAAAGCAAAACGGATTCCTACCATCGAGAACGGAGGCGACTTCGATGTTTTCGACACCCTGAAAAACTTTGAACATTCGGTGGAAGACACCATGGTCAGAGATCAGATTCACAGCGATGTTCGCACACTTATTGATTATCTTCCCGACGAACAAAAGGAAGTACTCATTATGAGACATTTTCAGGAAATGAGTTTTAAAGACATTGCTGAACAAACCAACGTCAGCATCAACACCGCGCTGGGGCGAATGAGATATGCACTCATTAACCTGCGAAAACTGATTGAGAAAAAAGAACTTATTTTAACTGCTTGA
- a CDS encoding acyloxyacyl hydrolase, with protein MRHFLLILSLYVASAIAQPDTAHVKHRNYPSLSANWQYGKILPTNDFVKGDNLLGKPLEQFQSYTLKMLWQNPGYTDWQKVFRAPYYGAGLTVGNLYDSREIGYPVSLYGILGIPVKRWKKLELYTEFQFGIAGNWKHYDSVSNPKNLVIGGGITVHLNIGMFAFYPLTKRLDLGAGISFIHFSNGGFERPNRGFNLYAPSAELKYHFGGRPDVRLAKSPGRLPRSNDLYFMLGYGDHQLNEHELDTNYFAVAGISAIYFTQLSNAFRLGYGADINYWMGLNANPDGTIGPRKAENFTLGVILQPEVIIDRLTLVGGIGIYGIHRNYGNLKQTYQRLGVRYEFFRNCSIGINVRSINFMLAEFLEFNLGYRIRWMK; from the coding sequence ATGAGACATTTTTTGTTAATTTTATCGTTATATGTTGCTTCAGCTATAGCACAACCGGACACAGCACATGTCAAGCACCGGAATTATCCTTCGCTTTCTGCCAACTGGCAATACGGGAAAATTCTTCCGACCAACGATTTTGTAAAAGGAGATAACCTGCTCGGAAAACCTTTGGAGCAATTTCAATCCTATACATTAAAGATGTTATGGCAAAATCCGGGCTATACCGATTGGCAGAAGGTGTTCCGTGCTCCATATTATGGAGCAGGGCTTACCGTTGGGAATTTATATGATTCCAGGGAAATTGGGTACCCCGTTTCACTTTACGGAATATTGGGTATCCCTGTAAAGCGATGGAAAAAACTGGAACTGTATACTGAATTTCAATTCGGTATTGCGGGCAACTGGAAGCATTACGATTCAGTAAGTAATCCGAAAAACCTTGTGATTGGTGGTGGAATTACCGTGCATCTGAATATCGGGATGTTTGCTTTTTATCCCTTGACAAAGAGGCTTGACCTTGGTGCCGGTATCAGCTTTATACATTTTTCAAACGGCGGATTCGAACGTCCGAACCGGGGTTTTAATTTATATGCTCCGTCAGCCGAACTTAAATATCATTTCGGTGGGCGCCCCGATGTTCGATTGGCAAAATCTCCGGGACGTCTACCGCGATCGAACGATTTGTATTTCATGCTTGGATACGGCGATCATCAGCTTAACGAACATGAACTTGATACTAATTATTTTGCAGTTGCCGGAATCAGTGCCATTTACTTCACGCAGCTTTCAAACGCATTCAGGCTGGGTTATGGCGCCGACATCAATTACTGGATGGGACTGAATGCAAATCCTGACGGAACCATTGGCCCTCGCAAAGCAGAGAATTTTACATTAGGTGTAATACTTCAACCGGAGGTTATCATAGACCGATTAACACTGGTCGGAGGTATTGGTATTTATGGTATCCACCGTAACTATGGCAATCTGAAGCAAACCTATCAGCGATTAGGCGTTCGTTATGAATTCTTCAGGAATTGTTCAATAGGAATTAACGTCCGTTCAATAAACTTTATGCTTGCCGAATTTCTTGAATTCAACCTGGGTTACCGCATACGGTGGATGAAATAG
- a CDS encoding homoserine dehydrogenase produces the protein MKHNIAILGFGTVGQGFCEILLSKKNVLFEKYGFDFKVVAVGDFVYGNVYNPDGLDIPLMLAEAEAKKKFSKDSCAWNNLELISNSNATVLCELTYTDLTTGGPAIEHVRTALECGKHVVTSNKGPAALKYQELKALADKNNVKFMIEGTVVAGTPIINLTEGPLAGCEISKIRGILNGTTNYMLTEMEKGMDYAKVLKVAQNLGYAEADPAGDVEGYDARGKVTILANVVMGAPLKISDVSCMGITKITSADIEEAKKLGKRWKLIGCVEKNNGKVSGSVAPEMVDLSHPLAGVMGAKNALTFTTDMLGDVTIVGPGAGRIETGYSILTDLLRIGKM, from the coding sequence ATGAAACACAACATTGCAATACTTGGATTTGGTACGGTAGGACAGGGCTTTTGTGAAATTCTGTTGAGCAAGAAAAATGTGCTGTTTGAAAAATATGGATTTGATTTCAAGGTTGTGGCTGTGGGCGATTTCGTTTATGGAAATGTTTATAACCCCGATGGGCTTGATATTCCGCTGATGCTGGCAGAAGCGGAAGCAAAGAAAAAATTCTCAAAAGACAGCTGCGCCTGGAACAATCTTGAATTGATATCAAATTCGAATGCAACAGTATTGTGTGAACTGACTTATACCGATCTTACTACGGGCGGTCCCGCCATTGAGCATGTCAGAACCGCACTTGAATGCGGAAAGCATGTGGTTACCAGTAATAAGGGTCCTGCCGCATTGAAATATCAGGAATTGAAGGCACTGGCAGATAAAAATAATGTAAAATTCATGATTGAAGGAACTGTGGTTGCCGGTACCCCAATCATTAACCTTACAGAAGGTCCACTGGCAGGTTGCGAAATCTCCAAAATAAGAGGCATACTGAATGGCACGACCAATTATATGCTCACCGAAATGGAAAAAGGAATGGACTATGCAAAAGTATTGAAAGTAGCTCAGAACCTTGGTTATGCAGAAGCCGACCCTGCAGGCGATGTTGAAGGTTATGATGCGCGCGGAAAAGTAACGATTCTTGCAAATGTAGTAATGGGCGCACCGCTTAAAATTTCTGATGTGAGCTGTATGGGCATCACAAAAATTACTTCTGCAGATATTGAAGAAGCTAAAAAACTGGGCAAACGGTGGAAATTGATTGGCTGCGTTGAGAAAAACAATGGCAAAGTAAGCGGATCCGTTGCACCTGAAATGGTAGACTTAAGTCATCCGCTTGCGGGAGTGATGGGCGCTAAAAATGCGCTCACATTTACTACTGATATGCTGGGCGACGTTACTATTGTCGGCCCCGGAGCCGGCAGG
- a CDS encoding PIG-L family deacetylase produces MNNVLILSPHTDDAEIGCGGTIIRLLQEKKNLLWVVFSTAEDSIPDDMPKDILTTEFLEVMKKLELDESHFIIKHFKVRNLKQHRQEILEILVDLKKTFKPDMVIGPSLNDFHQDHSVIANEMVRAFKTSSSIICYELPWNHIKFDTQFFMTLSPDHIAKKISLLETYKSQIKIDRHYFSADFVKGLATTRGSQVAEKYAEAFEVIRWINRY; encoded by the coding sequence ATGAATAATGTACTGATATTATCACCCCATACCGACGATGCCGAGATTGGTTGCGGCGGCACCATTATACGCCTGCTTCAGGAAAAGAAGAACCTGCTCTGGGTGGTGTTTTCAACAGCCGAAGATTCTATTCCCGACGATATGCCCAAAGATATTCTGACGACGGAATTTCTGGAAGTGATGAAGAAGCTTGAACTGGATGAAAGCCATTTTATCATCAAGCATTTTAAGGTACGGAATCTGAAACAGCACCGTCAGGAAATACTCGAAATACTGGTTGACCTGAAAAAGACATTCAAACCGGATATGGTTATTGGTCCTTCATTGAACGATTTTCATCAGGACCATTCCGTGATTGCCAACGAAATGGTGCGCGCGTTTAAAACTTCGTCGAGTATTATCTGCTATGAACTGCCGTGGAATCATATAAAATTCGACACACAGTTTTTTATGACGCTGAGCCCCGACCATATTGCCAAAAAGATATCACTGCTCGAGACTTACAAATCTCAGATCAAGATTGACCGTCATTATTTTTCCGCTGATTTTGTGAAAGGACTTGCCACCACACGGGGTTCACAGGTAGCCGAAAAATATGCGGAAGCATTTGAAGTAATACGCTGGATTAACCGGTATTAG
- a CDS encoding UDP-3-O-(3-hydroxymyristoyl)glucosamine N-acyltransferase: MRSYNLQQIIDCLSDPWEIKGLTHEVSVTNVNTPAAADSDSLIWIKPANNTMKLAETTKARVIICNGDLLITDALLMKRCFIIVHDPKLSFIRVATRLFGGKKEAGIHPSAIIDVRARIGKNVSIGPNTIIEDAEIGDGTVISGNCSIVGRVKIGKNVFINSGVVIGSEGFGYSRNSEGVLEKFPHFGGVVIEDNAEIGANTCIDRGTLGNTLICEGAKIDNLVHIAHNVVVGRNSLVIANAMVGGSTVIGDESWIAPSASLMNGIKIGNNVTVGMAALVTKSIPDGETWAGFPACPIKQYISIQKKIKEL; encoded by the coding sequence ATGAGGTCATATAATCTGCAGCAAATCATTGATTGTCTTTCCGACCCCTGGGAAATCAAAGGTCTGACGCATGAAGTGTCTGTTACCAATGTGAATACTCCCGCAGCGGCTGATTCAGATTCACTCATCTGGATTAAACCGGCCAACAATACCATGAAGCTTGCCGAGACAACAAAGGCCCGGGTAATCATCTGCAATGGCGATTTGCTTATTACGGATGCCTTATTGATGAAACGCTGTTTCATCATTGTCCACGACCCTAAGCTTTCATTTATACGCGTTGCAACGCGATTGTTCGGCGGTAAAAAAGAAGCGGGGATTCATCCGTCAGCCATTATTGATGTGCGTGCCCGCATTGGCAAGAATGTCTCCATAGGTCCGAATACCATTATTGAAGATGCTGAAATCGGCGACGGAACTGTGATATCTGGAAATTGTTCAATCGTTGGCCGGGTAAAAATCGGCAAAAATGTGTTTATCAATTCGGGTGTGGTCATCGGGTCGGAAGGATTTGGTTATTCGCGCAACAGCGAAGGCGTTCTGGAGAAATTTCCGCATTTTGGCGGAGTAGTGATTGAAGATAATGCTGAGATAGGAGCCAACACCTGCATTGACCGCGGCACTCTCGGCAATACACTGATTTGCGAAGGCGCCAAGATTGATAATCTGGTGCATATCGCGCACAATGTGGTGGTAGGCCGCAATTCACTGGTGATTGCCAACGCCATGGTAGGCGGGTCAACCGTCATTGGCGACGAGAGCTGGATTGCTCCTTCGGCAAGCCTGATGAACGGTATTAAAATCGGGAATAATGTTACGGTAGGCATGGCGGCTCTGGTCACCAAAAGTATTCCTGACGGTGAAACATGGGCAGGTTTTCCTGCATGTCCGATCAAGCAGTACATCAGCATTCAGAAAAAGATTAAAGAACTGTAG